In Flavobacterium sp. GSB-24, the genomic window GGTATTATTCTAGGGCTCGTAATCTTCATAAAACTGCTCAATATGTATCTAATGATTTAAAAGGAGTTTTTCCGGATTCTTATAAAGAGCTTTTAAAACTTAAAGGTGTTGGTGAATATACAGCGGCGGCAATTGCATCTTTTTCTTATAATGAATCGGTTCCTGTAGTAGACGGAAATGTGTTTCGTGTTTTGTCGCGATATTTTGATATTGAAACCGATATTGCCAATCCTGCAGCTAAAAAAGAATTTGCAGCTCTGGCCCAAGAATTAATGTCTAAAGATAATCCAGCGATATTCAATCAGGCGATTATGGAATTTGGTGCACTTCAATGTGTGCCGAAAAGTCCAAATTGCTCGATTTGTGTTTTTAATGATAGCTGTCTGGCTTTGCAAAAGGGAAAGGTAAACCAGCTTCCTGTAAAATCTAAAAAAGTAAAAGTGTCAAATCGCTATTTTAATTATTTGATATTGGAAGATGCTATAGGAAATACACTTATTCAAAAAAGAACTGATAAGGGCATTTGGCATAATTTATACGAGTTTCCACTCTTAGAGACTGAGTCGATAGTAGATTTTGATGTAGTTTCAAAAATCGCAAAAGAAGAAATGTTTCCCTCTTATACTATTATAGGTATAGAGGATTGTGCTACATCGACAATAATACATAAACTTTCGCATCAGCATCTGCATATACAGTTTTGGAAAATTAAAGTAAAAGAGAAAATAGAAAATGGAGTTGATCCAGAAAAATTAAAAACTTTTCCTTTCCCTATTGTGATTTATAATTTTATAGAAAAGCAAGAAATAATTTGCTAAAAAAATGTATCTTTGGTAGAAATACCACCAAAAACTATGAACGGAACATTAAATAAAGTGATGCTCATTGGCCATTTAGGCGATGATGTGAAGATGCATTATTTTGATGGCGGAAATTGCATCGGACGTTTTCAGCTGGCTACCAATGAAGTTTATATCAATAAAACAACTAACGAAAAGATCACTTCTACGGAGTGGCATAACTTGGTTGTACGCAATAAAGCCGCAGAAATTTGCGAAAAATATCTTTCTAAAGGAGATAAAATATATGTTGAAGGAAGGATAAAATCTCGCCAATGGCAGGCAGAAGACGGAACTACCAAATACACCACAGAGATTCAAGTAACGGAATTTACTTTTCTGACTACCAAAAAAGAAACTGCACATACGAAACAAAATCAAGATGCAGAATCAACAAAAAATACTAACTTTGATGCTGCTAATGAAGGGCTTCCGATTAACGATCTGCCTTTCTAAAGGATGTTTAACTAATTTTTTGCAATTTGGACCCGGAGCCCAGTTTATTTTTTACAACAAATCTAGACGCTAATTTAATTATTGGTTTCGTCGGAATATTTATTTTGTTGTTTCTTTCAGCAATAGTTTCAGGTGCTGAAGTAGCTCTCTTTTCTCTATCACAGCAAGAAATCGATGATACCCTAAACGATAATCAGGCAAAAGGTAAAATCATCTCAAACCTATTAGATAAACCTAAAAAACTGCTGGCTACATTACTGGTCGCCAATAACTTTTTCAATATAGGTGTTGTTATCTTATTTGCATATATAGGACAGAATATCTTTTCTACAATAAGTTCACCTGCTTTTAAATTTACGCTTGAAGTAGTTTTAGTTACCTTTTTTATCTTATTATTTGGCGAAGTACTTCCTAAAGTTTATGCGAGCAGAAACAGTGTGCGTTTTGCTAAACGAGTGGCATATCCGCTGGCTTTTTTAGATAAGATACTATCTCCTATAAGTTTGCCAATGCGTGCTCTTACTATATATTTGCAGAATAAATTGGGAAAACAAAAGAATAGTTTTTCGATTAATCAGCTTTCGCAGGCTTTGGAACTGACAGATTCTGAAGGAACTTCAACCGAAGAACAAAAAATTTTAGAAGGAATTGTTTCTTTCGGAAATACTGATACAAAACAGGTAATGAGTCCGAGAATTGATATTTTTGCATTAGAAATATCAGAATCTTTTGCGTCTATTTATCCTAAAATAATTGAAAAAGGATTTTCGAGAATTCCAATTTATCGTGATAATATTGATCAAATTGAAGGAGTACTTTTCGTAAAAGATTTACTGCCTCATATTGATAAAGAAGAATTTGACTGGAATTCGTTAATTCGAGAAGCATTTTTTGTTCCAGAGAATAAAAAGCTTGATAATCTTTTAAAAGATTTTCAGAGTTTGAAAAGTCATTTAGCAATTGTGGTCGACGAATATGGAGGAACTTCAGGATTAGTTTCTCTAGAAGATGTAATCGAGGAAATAGTTGGAGATATCAGCGACGAGTTTGATGATGAAAATCTGAACTTCTCACAGATTGATGAAAATAACTTTCTTTTTGAAGGAAAAATAAATCTGAAAGATTTCTATAGAATTGTAAATGTTGACGAAGATGTTTTTGAATCTCATAAAGGAGAAGCAGAGACATTGGCTGGATTTATCTTAGAGATCTTAGGTAATTTTCCGAAAAAAGATCAAAAAGTACCTTTTGAAAACTGTATTTTCACAATAGAAACAGTTGATAAAAAGCGTGTAAAACAAATAAAAGTAACAATAAATTAAAATGCCTAATAGAATACTTTCAATAACTGCAATTTTGCTTGCGCTAACGGTTTTAAGCTGTAAAAATGACGTTTTGCCTAAACCAGCTAGTTTTTTGCGATTAGATTATCCAGAAGCAAAATATGTGAATTTTGAGAACAACTGCCCGTTTGCTTTTCAAATGAATGAAGACGCCGTTATAAAAGGTGAAAAAGATTGCGGTTTTGCGATTACTTATCCAAAAATGAAAGCGACTATCTATTTGACATATAAGCCTGTAAATGGCAATATTGATAAGTTATTACGTGACGCCCAAAAACTGACATACGAACACGTAATTAAAGCAGACGATATTTTAGAACAACCTTATATAAATCCGCAAAAGAAGGTTTACGGAATGTTTTATCAAGTTGATGGAAATGCAGCGACTAATTCGCAATTTTACGTTACAGACAGCACGAAACACTTTTTAATAGGTTCGGTTTATTTTTACGCAAAACCAAATTTTGATTCGATTATGCCTGCTGCGAGTTATGTTAAAAACGACATGCAGCGTTTGATGGAAACATTGAAGTGGAAATAACAAAAAAGGAATCCAATTTTGGATTCCTTTTTTATTCCTCTCTATAACTAATTTAATATTCCGTAGGAATATCTCATCGGTAGAAAAAAAATAATTTCGTTTTACATTGTGTCCAGTAAGGACAATTGTTTTTGCGGAAATAACATTTATAAATGAACGCTCAAACGGTTCCTACGGAACGTTTAATTGTAATTCCAACTTTATTCTACCAACCAAACATTCCAATGGAATGAATATTTCTTAGAATTTAAGACTTAAAATTCGAAACTTTATATGTTTTTCCGTCTCCAGTATCTTGAACAACTTTAGTTAATGATTCAGGATTTTGAATGGTTTTATCAAAACTTACTGTTGCTGTTTTTTTATCGAAATCTACAGAAGCTTTATCAACTCCATCCAGATTTGCTAATTCTTCTTCTATTGTTTTAGCGCATCCTACAGCGCAAGTCATTCCTTCTATTGTAAAACTTGCTGTTTGTAAATTTTCAGGAGCAATTGCTTTATGTTCTTTTGGAGCGTTTTTTTCTGCGTTTACAACTTGAAGACTTTTATCTTCTTCTTTTTTACAACTAACAAATGCTAAACCGGCAATTGTTGCGGCGATTAAAATTCTTGAAATTTTCATTATATATAAATTTAAATTGCGATTTCTTTCTTGCAAAATTAATAAAAAGACAAAGGTTAGTTCGCAAAATTATTACAAATTTGCAGTAAAATGCGATTTATGGATACAAAGCAGTTAAAGTGGATATATTTATTGATTCTTTCTCTTATTTGGGGAAGCTCCTTTATTTTAATAAAAAGAGGACTAGTTGGTTTGACTGCGATTCAAGTCGGATCATTCCGAATTATTTTTGCTGCTTTATTTTTACTGATTATAGGTTTTAACAGTCTGAAAAAAATCTCTCGCCGTCAATGGAAATTTGTTGCAGTAACTTCGCTTTTCGGAACTTTTATGCCGGCTTATCTTTTTGCTATTGCAGAAACTCAAGTCGATAGTTCAATAGTTGCTATTTTAAATTCGCTTACTCCTTTAAATACTTTAGTTTTAGGAATAATTGCTTTCGGAATTCAGTTTCAGAAAAGGCAAGTTTTAGGAGTCTTTGTTGGGCTTGTAGGATGTTTGCTTTTGGTTTTAACTGGAGATTCTGCGCA contains:
- a CDS encoding gliding motility-associated protein GldE, which gives rise to MDPEPSLFFTTNLDANLIIGFVGIFILLFLSAIVSGAEVALFSLSQQEIDDTLNDNQAKGKIISNLLDKPKKLLATLLVANNFFNIGVVILFAYIGQNIFSTISSPAFKFTLEVVLVTFFILLFGEVLPKVYASRNSVRFAKRVAYPLAFLDKILSPISLPMRALTIYLQNKLGKQKNSFSINQLSQALELTDSEGTSTEEQKILEGIVSFGNTDTKQVMSPRIDIFALEISESFASIYPKIIEKGFSRIPIYRDNIDQIEGVLFVKDLLPHIDKEEFDWNSLIREAFFVPENKKLDNLLKDFQSLKSHLAIVVDEYGGTSGLVSLEDVIEEIVGDISDEFDDENLNFSQIDENNFLFEGKINLKDFYRIVNVDEDVFESHKGEAETLAGFILEILGNFPKKDQKVPFENCIFTIETVDKKRVKQIKVTIN
- the gldD gene encoding gliding motility lipoprotein GldD, with amino-acid sequence MPNRILSITAILLALTVLSCKNDVLPKPASFLRLDYPEAKYVNFENNCPFAFQMNEDAVIKGEKDCGFAITYPKMKATIYLTYKPVNGNIDKLLRDAQKLTYEHVIKADDILEQPYINPQKKVYGMFYQVDGNAATNSQFYVTDSTKHFLIGSVYFYAKPNFDSIMPAASYVKNDMQRLMETLKWK
- the mutY gene encoding A/G-specific adenine glycosylase, with the protein product MDFSNILIKWYLQNKRDLPWRKTVDPYQIWLSEIMLQQTRVAQGMPYFFAFTKEFPTVKDLADASEEKVLKLWQGLGYYSRARNLHKTAQYVSNDLKGVFPDSYKELLKLKGVGEYTAAAIASFSYNESVPVVDGNVFRVLSRYFDIETDIANPAAKKEFAALAQELMSKDNPAIFNQAIMEFGALQCVPKSPNCSICVFNDSCLALQKGKVNQLPVKSKKVKVSNRYFNYLILEDAIGNTLIQKRTDKGIWHNLYEFPLLETESIVDFDVVSKIAKEEMFPSYTIIGIEDCATSTIIHKLSHQHLHIQFWKIKVKEKIENGVDPEKLKTFPFPIVIYNFIEKQEIIC
- the ssb gene encoding single-stranded DNA-binding protein, whose translation is MNGTLNKVMLIGHLGDDVKMHYFDGGNCIGRFQLATNEVYINKTTNEKITSTEWHNLVVRNKAAEICEKYLSKGDKIYVEGRIKSRQWQAEDGTTKYTTEIQVTEFTFLTTKKETAHTKQNQDAESTKNTNFDAANEGLPINDLPF
- a CDS encoding heavy metal-associated domain-containing protein; translated protein: MKISRILIAATIAGLAFVSCKKEEDKSLQVVNAEKNAPKEHKAIAPENLQTASFTIEGMTCAVGCAKTIEEELANLDGVDKASVDFDKKTATVSFDKTIQNPESLTKVVQDTGDGKTYKVSNFKS